GGCGTAGAAGCGGGAGCGGTACAGGAACGGGGCCCAGAAGCGCACGACCCCGGCCGTGCCGCTGTCGGAGGCCCAGCGGCGCGGGTCGCCGGTGAGGTTGACGGCCTGCTGGGTGCCGCCGTGGTACGAGCGGTACGCCGACAGCACCTTCGTACGCCCGGTGTGCAGCCGGGCCATGCGCACCGCGTGCTCGACGGCGTCCGCGCCCGCGTTGGTGAAGAAGATCTTGTCGAGGTCGCCGGGGGTGCGCTCGGCGATCAGCCGGGCCGCCTCCGAACGGGCCTCGACGGCGAAGGCGGGCGCGAAGGTCGTCAGCTTCGCGGCCTGCTCCTGGATCGCGGCGACGACCTTCGGGTGCTGGTAGCCGATGTTCGTGTAGACGAGTCCGCTGGTGAGGTCGAGATACCGCTTGCCGTCGTAGTCCCAGAAGTACGACCCCTCCGCGCCGGCCACGGCGAGCGGGTCGATGAGCTCCTGCGCGGACCAGGAGTGGAAGACATGCGCGCGGTCCGCGGCCTTCACGGCGGCGCCGGCCTGGGGGTTGGGCTGAGGGGTCATGTGAGTGAGCGTAAATGTCCGCGATGCGGAAGCGGTATCGGCGTCCTGTTCCCTGGACGGGGCGATTCCGCGACAGGTTGTCGCGTATGCGGGGCGATTGTCGCGGGGCGGGCGGGGCCGAGGGCCGGCAGATTGACAGCATGCTGTCTAAAAGGCAGTATGCTGTCATAGAGAGCGAATCGAGAAGCAGACCGAGGAGGAGCCATGAGCAGCCGCAAGCCCGTGCATCTCGCCGTCTACGACACCTTCGCCGACTGGGAGACGGGGCACGCGACGGCGTATCTGGCCCGCGCCGGGTACGAGATCCGGACCGTGGGCCCGACCCGGGAGCCCGTCGTCAGCATCGGCGGGCTGCGCGTCACGCCCGACCTGGCCCTGGCCGACGTACGCCCCGAAGACAGCGGCCTGCTGATCCTGCCGGGCGCGGATCTCTGGGACACGGGCGACGACCTGGCCCCCTTCGCCCGCGCCGCGCGGGAGTTCCTGGCCGCCGGCGCCCCCGTCGCCGCGATCTGCGGGGCCGCCGCAGGGCTCGCCCGCG
This window of the Streptomyces sp. NBC_01275 genome carries:
- a CDS encoding type 1 glutamine amidotransferase family protein; its protein translation is MSSRKPVHLAVYDTFADWETGHATAYLARAGYEIRTVGPTREPVVSIGGLRVTPDLALADVRPEDSGLLILPGADLWDTGDDLAPFARAAREFLAAGAPVAAICGAAAGLAREGLLDDRDHTGAVSFYLAATGYAGGRRYVDADAVTDRGLITAGPTEPVAFAREILRLLGVYEGEVLDAWYRLFHDSDPEAYAVLEKAAAAR